A single bacterium DNA region contains:
- the coaD gene encoding pantetheine-phosphate adenylyltransferase — translation MNSERTAIYPGSFDPITYGHIDIIKRAVTLFDRVIVAVARNMNKSPMFTEAERRELILEAVRDIPRVEVDSFSGLLVNYAQSVSAQAVIR, via the coding sequence ATGAACAGTGAACGAACCGCCATCTATCCGGGCTCTTTTGATCCGATCACCTATGGGCACATCGACATCATTAAAAGGGCTGTTACTCTGTTCGACCGGGTGATCGTTGCGGTGGCGCGCAACATGAATAAATCGCCGATGTTCACTGAGGCCGAGCGTCGCGAGCTGATCCTGGAGGCGGTGCGCGACATCCCCAGAGTGGAGGTGGACAGTTTTTCCGGACTGCTGGTGAACTATGCACAATCTGTGTCCGCCCAGGCGGTGATTCGCG
- the rsmD gene encoding 16S rRNA (guanine(966)-N(2))-methyltransferase RsmD, which translates to MRIIAGQYKGRKLVTAKGEWLRPTSDRNREFIFSYLGALVREAAVLDLFAGTGGLGIEALSRGARSAVFVDHSLQAVELIRKNLVWVAQPTEVFRMEARSFLQKTATPVDLLFADPPYRFNAFDEIMRLIFIRRLLTEQGLLIYESGSRNPLPAVPGFYEKKQKGLGDTRVLFYGICYEQ; encoded by the coding sequence ATGCGCATCATTGCCGGACAATACAAAGGTCGAAAGCTGGTCACGGCAAAAGGGGAGTGGCTGCGGCCCACCTCTGATCGCAATCGCGAATTTATCTTTTCATATCTTGGTGCGCTGGTTCGTGAGGCCGCAGTCCTGGATCTGTTTGCCGGGACTGGTGGTCTAGGGATCGAAGCGTTGAGCCGGGGCGCGCGTTCCGCCGTCTTTGTGGACCATTCGCTTCAAGCCGTAGAGTTGATTAGAAAAAACCTTGTTTGGGTGGCGCAGCCGACAGAGGTGTTTCGCATGGAGGCGCGCAGTTTTTTACAAAAGACGGCAACGCCGGTGGACCTTCTTTTTGCCGATCCGCCCTACCGATTTAACGCTTTCGATGAAATCATGCGGCTCATTTTTATCCGGCGGCTCCTGACCGAACAGGGACTGCTGATCTATGAATCCGGCTCTCGCAATCCACTGCCTGCGGTTCCGGGCTTTTATGAGAAGAAGCAAAAGGGGTTGGGAGACACCAGGGTACTTTTTTACGGGATCTGCTATGAACAGTGA
- a CDS encoding pilus assembly protein PilM: MEKASTQIGMIFHPDRIHYVVVTFNPAPLLSAAGAIPLNGRFDYSACLDEEQVLRQSAAISSMLEERGIAEGQAALAVDEGYLLLKRLRVDRGLSESDLRQHIEWEMEQFLAAPRDEYNVSYERVPVETETLDGYIVAAIRKVILQHLQAIFARTRLKLRQVDVDVLSAARGLAVVIDRLTEGLSIFMRPRDGKLYLSLMRNGALLSSQISTLRTELQPRTSNPARAEETAGFINDEILRLLDTLGDEVLLKNIDQVYLAETDFSREVLGSLQPLMRTSEFVLIDPLRNLHHTLSPVEQQLARGQAGSFLSMIGLFFS, from the coding sequence ATGGAAAAAGCAAGCACGCAAATCGGCATGATCTTTCATCCAGACCGCATCCATTATGTCGTAGTGACTTTTAATCCGGCGCCTCTGTTGTCGGCGGCCGGTGCAATCCCGCTGAACGGACGTTTTGATTACAGCGCCTGTTTGGATGAAGAACAGGTCCTGCGTCAATCCGCGGCCATCTCGTCGATGCTGGAAGAACGGGGGATCGCCGAAGGCCAGGCGGCGCTGGCTGTTGATGAGGGCTATTTGCTGTTGAAACGGCTGCGCGTGGACCGGGGTTTGAGCGAAAGCGATCTCCGTCAGCATATCGAATGGGAGATGGAGCAGTTTTTAGCGGCCCCGCGCGATGAATACAACGTCAGCTATGAACGGGTGCCGGTGGAGACCGAGACGCTGGATGGATACATCGTGGCCGCGATCCGTAAGGTCATTCTGCAACATCTGCAGGCGATCTTTGCCAGGACGCGGTTGAAGCTGCGACAGGTGGATGTGGATGTGTTGAGCGCTGCCCGGGGATTGGCCGTTGTGATCGACCGTTTGACCGAAGGCCTGTCCATCTTTATGCGCCCTCGGGACGGTAAGCTGTATCTGTCCCTGATGCGAAACGGCGCACTGTTGTCGTCGCAGATCTCCACCTTGCGCACCGAGTTGCAGCCCAGGACCTCGAATCCTGCCCGGGCCGAAGAGACCGCCGGCTTTATAAACGACGAGATCCTACGCTTGCTGGACACGCTTGGCGATGAGGTTCTGTTGAAAAATATCGATCAAGTGTACCTGGCGGAGACAGATTTCAGCCGCGAAGTGCTGGGTTCGCTGCAGCCGCTGATGCGGACATCTGAATTCGTCCTGATCGATCCTTTGCGGAATCTGCACCACACCTTGAGTCCTGTTGAACAGCAGCTTGCGCGCGGACAGGCGGGTTCCTTTTTGTCGATGATCGGTTTGTTTTTTTCATGA
- a CDS encoding helix-hairpin-helix domain-containing protein, with the protein MPGFTVMLSLSKKEEKFLLIFLPLFMLGCLLQLYRKTAAETVRTDWRAEQTTAYRALQAPLTTPAATVLEKQKQRLLSGKININQAMESEIARLPRIGPVLAQRIVAYRLEHGPFQSTGDLLKVKGIGKKTLTKIEAYLAIE; encoded by the coding sequence ATGCCCGGATTCACCGTCATGCTTTCACTCAGTAAAAAAGAAGAAAAGTTTTTATTGATTTTTTTACCGCTGTTTATGCTCGGGTGTCTTTTGCAACTCTATCGCAAAACCGCTGCCGAAACAGTGCGCACGGATTGGCGCGCGGAGCAGACCACGGCATACAGAGCTTTACAGGCGCCGCTGACAACCCCGGCGGCAACGGTGCTGGAGAAGCAAAAGCAGCGCCTTTTGTCCGGGAAGATCAACATCAACCAAGCCATGGAGAGCGAGATTGCCCGGCTGCCGCGGATCGGACCGGTTCTGGCGCAGCGCATCGTCGCCTATCGGCTGGAGCATGGACCGTTCCAGTCGACGGGTGATCTGCTCAAGGTAAAGGGCATCGGTAAAAAAACTTTGACAAAGATCGAGGCCTATCTGGCGATCGAATAG
- the dnaJ gene encoding molecular chaperone DnaJ, with translation MEEKDYYEILGVRRSAEPEEIKKAYRKLAMQYHPDKNPGDKTAEEKFKEIGEAYAILSDPQKRRQYDQFGRSGMRGNGGYGGGFSGFDPFDIFREVFGGGGFGDLFNMGGGGRRTVQRGSDLQIRLKLTLEEIASGVSKKLKIKKMVRCERCDGSGAKPGTTPATCPQCQGRGEVAYRQGFFTVSRTCDRCQGEGKINSQPCSECRGDGRVRGETTMEVEIPAGVAEGQFITLRNAGNAGPRKGPPGDALIIIEEEPHAHFDRHGNDLVCHLVLSFSQAALGDEVEVPTITGKAKIQIAPGTQSGKILRMRGKGLPLLHGNGKGDQLIRVQVFTPTKLTEKEKQLFKELAQQENTKPNKADRSFFEKMKEAIL, from the coding sequence ATGGAAGAAAAAGATTATTATGAAATATTGGGCGTCCGTCGTTCGGCGGAACCCGAGGAAATAAAAAAAGCCTATCGCAAGCTAGCGATGCAATACCACCCGGATAAAAATCCGGGCGATAAAACAGCGGAAGAAAAGTTCAAAGAGATCGGCGAAGCCTATGCGATTCTCTCCGATCCTCAGAAGCGGCGTCAATATGACCAATTCGGCCGCTCGGGCATGCGCGGCAACGGCGGTTACGGCGGCGGTTTTAGCGGCTTTGATCCTTTTGATATTTTCCGTGAAGTATTCGGCGGCGGAGGGTTCGGCGATCTGTTCAATATGGGCGGCGGCGGCCGACGCACGGTCCAGCGCGGATCAGACCTGCAGATCCGTCTCAAACTGACGCTGGAGGAGATCGCCTCCGGCGTATCCAAAAAACTGAAAATCAAAAAAATGGTTCGCTGCGAACGCTGTGACGGCAGCGGCGCCAAACCAGGCACAACACCCGCCACCTGTCCGCAGTGCCAAGGGCGCGGCGAAGTGGCGTACCGCCAGGGGTTCTTTACCGTCAGCCGTACCTGCGATCGCTGTCAGGGCGAAGGGAAAATCAACAGCCAGCCCTGCAGCGAATGCCGGGGAGACGGCCGCGTGCGCGGCGAAACCACGATGGAAGTGGAAATCCCGGCCGGTGTGGCGGAAGGACAATTCATTACTCTGCGAAATGCAGGGAACGCCGGGCCGCGCAAAGGGCCTCCCGGAGACGCGCTCATCATCATCGAAGAGGAGCCGCATGCGCATTTTGACCGGCACGGGAACGACTTGGTGTGTCATCTGGTGTTAAGTTTCAGTCAAGCGGCCCTGGGCGATGAGGTGGAAGTGCCGACAATCACGGGCAAGGCGAAAATTCAGATCGCCCCTGGCACGCAGAGCGGCAAGATTCTGCGCATGCGCGGCAAAGGGCTGCCGCTTTTGCACGGCAACGGCAAAGGGGATCAATTGATCCGGGTTCAGGTGTTCACACCGACAAAACTGACCGAGAAGGAGAAGCAGCTTTTCAAAGAGTTGGCCCAGCAGGAAAACACCAAGCCCAACAAAGCGGATCGTTCGTTTTTTGAGAAAATGAAGGAAGCGATTCTTTAG
- a CDS encoding nucleotide exchange factor GrpE — protein MEEKKTDQELESVEAPDDGVVKAPEPEEGLQERLRILQEENLQIKEQLLRLAAEFDNYRKRTERDLGVILLNANADLVLSMLPVVDDLERILSAGKTAASAEAMVEAVRLVYKNFMRILQDAGLAAMNAVDQPFDPEKHDALLHVPVEGKAPDLVVEEHKKGYTFRDRVLRHAQVIVSK, from the coding sequence ATGGAAGAGAAAAAAACCGATCAAGAGCTCGAATCCGTAGAAGCCCCTGATGACGGCGTCGTTAAAGCCCCGGAGCCGGAGGAAGGTTTGCAGGAGCGTCTGCGGATCCTGCAGGAGGAAAATCTCCAGATCAAGGAACAGTTGCTGCGGCTGGCCGCGGAATTTGATAATTATCGTAAGCGCACGGAACGGGATCTGGGCGTCATCCTACTGAATGCCAATGCGGATTTGGTATTGTCGATGTTGCCGGTCGTGGACGATTTGGAGCGCATTCTATCAGCGGGAAAAACGGCCGCCAGCGCTGAGGCGATGGTCGAGGCGGTCCGGCTGGTATATAAAAACTTTATGCGGATTCTTCAGGACGCCGGGCTGGCGGCGATGAATGCAGTGGACCAGCCGTTTGATCCAGAAAAGCACGACGCCTTGTTGCATGTGCCGGTGGAGGGCAAAGCCCCGGACCTGGTAGTCGAGGAGCATAAAAAAGGCTATACGTTTCGCGACCGGGTGCTTCGGCACGCGCAGGTGATCGTCAGCAAATAG
- the hrcA gene encoding heat-inducible transcription repressor HrcA — protein sequence MAFEQLTERERQVFLSIVQTFIESAEPVGSRYLSKYTDLNLSPATIRNVMMDLEDKGYLAQPHTSAGRVPTDSGYRLYVDGMMEGAHLTNAEKKQVYEQLALFTRDLDAIVEHASLVLSDISQQLGVVLAPRFQKGKIEKIELVPLADDKVLFVLSITAGLVKTVIVEINPDIPASVIGAVSQLLNERLYGLSVGEQFADFDERFRDLDEKIKSVLQTLKGKTEKLVTCEPSADIYMAGTRTMLKHPEYASREKVGAILNLIDRRDILMRVLSEHAQEGVSIVIGEENKEELMKHCSVITTTYHVQDTVGTIGIIGPTRMPYEKIIGLVKFMSETLGYLIGR from the coding sequence ATGGCGTTCGAACAACTTACTGAAAGAGAGCGACAGGTATTTCTATCCATCGTTCAGACGTTTATTGAATCGGCTGAACCGGTGGGTTCTCGTTATCTGTCCAAATATACGGACCTAAACCTAAGTCCCGCCACCATCCGTAATGTGATGATGGATTTGGAGGATAAAGGGTATTTAGCCCAGCCGCACACCTCCGCCGGCCGGGTGCCGACGGATTCCGGCTATCGACTGTACGTGGATGGGATGATGGAGGGCGCCCATCTCACCAATGCGGAAAAAAAACAGGTCTATGAACAGCTGGCTCTGTTTACCCGCGATCTGGACGCCATTGTCGAACACGCCTCTTTGGTGTTGAGCGATATCTCGCAGCAGTTGGGCGTGGTGCTGGCGCCGCGTTTTCAGAAAGGCAAAATCGAAAAAATCGAACTAGTCCCTCTGGCCGACGACAAGGTGCTGTTTGTGCTCAGCATAACCGCCGGGCTGGTTAAAACGGTGATCGTGGAGATCAACCCCGATATTCCTGCCAGCGTAATCGGAGCGGTCAGTCAGCTGTTGAACGAACGGTTGTACGGTTTGTCTGTGGGTGAGCAGTTTGCCGATTTTGACGAGCGCTTTCGGGATTTGGACGAAAAAATCAAATCCGTTCTACAGACGTTGAAAGGAAAAACCGAAAAACTGGTCACTTGCGAGCCCTCGGCGGATATCTATATGGCCGGTACCCGCACCATGCTGAAGCATCCCGAATACGCTTCACGGGAAAAGGTGGGCGCGATTCTGAATCTCATCGACCGGCGCGACATTCTCATGCGAGTGCTCAGCGAGCATGCGCAGGAAGGCGTGTCCATCGTTATCGGGGAGGAAAACAAAGAGGAGCTGATGAAGCATTGCAGCGTCATTACCACCACATATCATGTACAGGACACCGTGGGCACCATCGGGATCATCGGACCCACGCGCATGCCGTATGAAAAGATCATCGGCCTGGTTAAATTCATGTCGGAAACCTTGGGATATTTAATCGGCAGATAA
- a CDS encoding ATP-binding cassette domain-containing protein produces MPYAELHKVRVTYANGDGVEQATLSIAPGEFVFLVGPSGAGKTTVLKTLYLELRPSEGHVRVGSYHSLFSKARDIPYVRRSIGIVFQDFRLFTDRDVFDNLAFVLEVIGKNRKEIKRRVLRVLADVGLSHKARKRPQELSGGEQQRVALARAIVNEPRLLLADEPTGNLDPETAEHIMRLLQRINERGASVLMATHNYEMVKRYQGRVVFIRNGLISG; encoded by the coding sequence ATGCCCTATGCTGAACTGCACAAGGTACGGGTGACCTACGCCAATGGCGACGGTGTGGAACAGGCAACCCTGTCCATCGCGCCGGGAGAGTTTGTTTTTTTAGTCGGCCCCAGCGGCGCCGGCAAGACTACGGTTCTTAAAACTCTGTATCTGGAACTGCGTCCCAGCGAGGGGCACGTGCGGGTGGGCAGCTATCATTCTCTGTTCAGCAAAGCGCGGGACATCCCCTACGTACGCCGTTCCATCGGCATCGTGTTTCAGGACTTTCGATTGTTCACGGACCGGGATGTGTTTGATAACCTCGCTTTTGTGTTGGAGGTTATAGGAAAAAACCGCAAGGAGATCAAACGGCGGGTGCTGCGGGTTCTCGCCGATGTGGGATTGAGCCACAAGGCGCGGAAGCGGCCGCAGGAGCTTTCTGGCGGCGAACAGCAGCGGGTGGCGTTGGCGCGCGCCATTGTCAACGAGCCGCGGCTGCTGTTGGCCGACGAACCGACGGGCAATCTCGACCCCGAGACCGCCGAACACATCATGCGGCTGCTGCAGCGCATCAATGAGCGCGGCGCTTCAGTGCTGATGGCCACGCACAACTATGAGATGGTCAAACGTTATCAGGGCCGTGTGGTCTTTATCAGAAACGGCCTGATCAGCGGTTGA
- a CDS encoding class I SAM-dependent methyltransferase: MSAILPRKKKIDRAVRLTAPYSALAPIYDYVMGHVDYDHWARYLLSLFKQHGDRVEHVLDVSCGTGSLCRHLADAGLTVYGCDAAWPMLRVARKKVGAQRFWCGDLRSLGANWAPQAVLSTYDSMNYLMTQADWLAALRSIHQLLPLGGIFIFDISTLYNSTTVFQRYTQKDTTPGGNYLRTSYFQPRGSIQVNEFKIRLAETPKVLFKEVHRQKILPLDTVRGYIAETPFQLQACYSDFTFLPANEKAERVHFVVKKVVAPAPHSHGSAAGVRRG; the protein is encoded by the coding sequence ATGAGCGCCATTCTGCCGAGAAAGAAAAAGATCGACCGCGCCGTCCGCTTAACCGCGCCGTACAGCGCCCTGGCGCCTATCTATGATTATGTGATGGGACATGTCGACTATGACCACTGGGCGCGGTATCTTTTGAGTTTGTTCAAACAGCACGGGGACCGGGTTGAGCACGTGTTGGATGTCTCCTGCGGGACCGGCTCTCTGTGCCGCCATCTGGCCGACGCCGGCCTGACGGTCTACGGCTGTGATGCCGCCTGGCCCATGCTGCGGGTGGCCCGGAAAAAGGTCGGCGCGCAGCGGTTCTGGTGCGGTGACCTGCGTTCTCTCGGCGCGAACTGGGCGCCGCAGGCGGTTTTGTCTACTTATGACAGTATGAACTATTTGATGACGCAGGCGGATTGGCTGGCCGCTTTGCGCTCCATCCATCAGCTGCTGCCGCTCGGGGGTATTTTTATTTTCGACATCAGCACGCTGTACAACTCGACGACGGTGTTTCAGCGCTACACGCAAAAAGACACCACCCCCGGCGGCAATTATTTGCGGACCAGCTATTTTCAACCCCGCGGCAGCATTCAGGTCAATGAGTTCAAAATCCGGCTGGCGGAAACCCCCAAGGTACTGTTTAAGGAAGTGCATCGCCAGAAAATTTTGCCCCTGGACACGGTGCGCGGCTATATTGCGGAGACCCCTTTTCAGCTGCAGGCCTGTTATTCGGACTTTACGTTTTTGCCTGCCAACGAAAAAGCGGAGCGGGTGCATTTTGTAGTTAAAAAAGTTGTAGCCCCCGCCCCGCACAGCCACGGTTCTGCGGCTGGAGTGAGGAGGGGATGA
- a CDS encoding YjbQ family protein, with the protein MMKSVRIALSTRDRVQLIDITRRVEEVVTESGIEEGVCVIFVPHTTAGVTINENADPDVVADMIQAVNKAVPFQDNYRHEEGNSAAHIKSSLFGPTVTLLVAAGALVLGTWQGIYFAEFDGPRSRSFFVKVIAG; encoded by the coding sequence ATGATGAAAAGCGTTCGCATCGCCTTGTCCACGCGCGACCGGGTGCAATTGATCGACATCACCCGTCGAGTGGAGGAAGTGGTGACGGAGAGCGGGATCGAGGAAGGGGTGTGCGTGATCTTTGTTCCGCACACCACCGCCGGCGTGACCATCAATGAAAACGCTGATCCCGATGTAGTGGCGGATATGATTCAGGCGGTGAACAAAGCAGTGCCTTTTCAGGATAACTACCGTCACGAGGAGGGCAACTCGGCGGCGCACATCAAATCATCCCTGTTCGGGCCGACGGTGACGCTGCTGGTGGCTGCCGGTGCTCTGGTGCTGGGAACCTGGCAGGGGATCTATTTTGCCGAATTCGATGGTCCGCGCAGTCGGAGTTTTTTTGTCAAGGTGATCGCCGGATGA
- a CDS encoding asparagine synthetase B gives MRLRWLAGWLLLSSVVFGQKLLIPMDLRQTDHLKAYGVAYWVLKNGINVEWLLNYSGGAFMTDYSPALERELRVRGVSFVPVNSAEAAQIYSVIERENMDVMLLEKAPDIAIYAPPNKQAWDDAVLLALDYAEIPYETVWDEEVLNHSLERFDWLHLHHEDFTGQYGKFYANYRNAEWYQDEVRKNEAAAKKLGYGKVSLLKRAVAQAIKEYVAGGGFLFAMCSATDTYDIALAAGQVDIVDAVFDGDGVDPAAQAKLDFSQTFAFTDFHLEFNPLVYEFSDIDIPPSYAPVLRGAEADYFTLFEFSAKYDPVPTMLTQNHVSAVKGFMGQTTGYHRARIKKSVVVLGEAVGTDQVKYLHGNWGRGTFTFYGGHDPEDYQHFVNDPPTQLALHKNSPGYRLILNNILFPAAKKKEQKT, from the coding sequence TTGAGATTACGGTGGTTGGCCGGCTGGCTGCTGCTCAGCAGCGTTGTCTTCGGCCAAAAACTGCTCATTCCCATGGATCTGCGCCAGACAGATCATCTCAAAGCCTACGGCGTCGCCTACTGGGTGTTGAAAAACGGCATCAACGTTGAATGGCTGTTGAATTACAGCGGCGGCGCATTTATGACTGATTATTCTCCGGCGCTGGAGCGCGAGCTGCGCGTGCGCGGTGTCTCCTTTGTTCCGGTCAACAGCGCAGAGGCGGCGCAGATATACAGCGTCATCGAGCGGGAAAACATGGATGTGATGCTGCTCGAAAAAGCCCCGGACATCGCCATCTATGCGCCGCCTAACAAACAGGCCTGGGATGACGCGGTGCTGCTGGCGTTGGATTACGCCGAGATCCCGTATGAAACCGTTTGGGACGAAGAGGTGTTGAACCATTCACTGGAAAGATTCGATTGGTTGCATCTGCATCATGAAGATTTTACCGGTCAGTATGGTAAATTTTACGCCAATTATCGTAATGCCGAGTGGTACCAGGATGAAGTGCGCAAGAATGAAGCGGCTGCGAAAAAGTTGGGCTATGGCAAGGTGTCGCTGCTCAAGCGTGCCGTGGCGCAAGCGATCAAAGAGTATGTCGCGGGCGGCGGATTTCTGTTCGCCATGTGTTCTGCTACAGACACGTATGACATCGCGCTGGCAGCCGGCCAGGTGGATATCGTGGATGCGGTTTTCGATGGCGACGGCGTTGACCCCGCGGCGCAAGCTAAACTCGATTTCAGCCAGACTTTTGCGTTTACCGATTTCCATTTGGAATTTAATCCTTTGGTGTACGAATTTTCTGATATCGACATTCCTCCGAGTTATGCGCCGGTTTTGCGCGGCGCTGAGGCGGACTATTTTACACTGTTCGAGTTTTCCGCAAAATACGACCCGGTTCCAACCATGCTCACGCAGAACCACGTGTCAGCCGTCAAGGGGTTTATGGGACAGACGACAGGTTATCATCGCGCCCGGATTAAAAAATCAGTAGTAGTGCTGGGCGAAGCAGTAGGGACGGATCAGGTCAAATATCTTCACGGCAACTGGGGACGGGGAACCTTTACTTTTTACGGTGGCCACGACCCGGAGGATTACCAGCATTTTGTCAATGATCCGCCCACGCAACTGGCGCTGCACAAAAACTCCCCCGGCTACCGGCTGATCCTGAACAATATTTTGTTTCCTGCGGCAAAAAAAAAGGAGCAGAAGACCTGA